GAAAATTAGAGAAAAAATTGAAGCAGACCCGAAAAATCCTCGATATGTAAAGGTGGTGTGGGGCATTGGATACAAAATCGAGAAATGATTATTCCGTTGTTTGGTCAGTTATCGCAATACTTATTGCGGTGGCCAGCATAGCCTATTGTTTTTCGGCGGTTGTTGCAGTAGTCGAACATGGTTGGGGAAGAACAACACAAATGATTAGCTATATTGCCCGCATTATAGGAGGGGGCCTTGGTTCATGAAAAACAAAAATTATATGGTGTTCGTATGGGCAGCCCTCGTTGCATTAATTATCATGTCGATTCCAACTGCGATTCGATTGGGCCCCGAAATGATAGGGAAAAAGTTTATTGATTCACACGAGTTCCAAGGTGAAATGGAAGGTTTTTATTATACGCTTAGCACGACCGTATTAAATCCTATCCAGTTCGATGAAGCAAAGGGAAAAATCATTGTCACAGATGAAGAGATTGAAGAACATCGAATGCGCTACGGTAATCTTTCTGACCAAGTGATGAATATACAAGAGCAATATGAAGGTCGTATTACAGAAGCGGAAGAATCGGGAAATGAACAATTAAAAGAAACGCTGATTAAAGAACGCGATACGAAAATTGCCGATATAGAGCTAAACTTTGAAAGTGATGAACATGTTGAGAAGAAAGTATTGGCAGGAAAAGTTTCTGCGCTGAAACAATTTTTAGCGGAAAATCAACAATCAGCTAGAAGCGCTTTTCCGATTGCCTATCATTTAACAGATGTAAAAACTGGGGAAGTTTTTACGCAGGGGGATGTTGACGTTCCTGCAATTTATAAAAAAACGTTTGGAGAAGTAGACGATTATTTTAAGGCGAATACTGTAATAAGTGAAAGTGAGTATAATCATTATTCGGTATCCTATTATGATGATGGTTATGAACTAACCGCTGCTGATTTTGCGAATATCCAGCAACCAGTTCGACAATTTGAAGGCGTTATCGTCGTCTCAGAAAAAGCGTTACAAGGAAGTTATTTAAAAGATCATCTTGCAAGTTTTAATAAGAAGAAATATAGAAACTATACTTTATGGATTCTTTCTATTGGTGCACTCTATCTATTATTGACAAAAATAAAGTTTAAGAAAAAATGGGTAACGGAAAATCGATTTGTGCGATCTTATAATGGATTAAAAATTGATGTGAAAGTATTTATCTTCATGTTTTCACTCTTACTAACATTTGAGTTTATCCACCGAGATGCGACTGGGGCTTTCTTTTATAATGATTATTATTCGGGGGCATGGATGGACCAGTTATTTTGGTTGATTGCTTTAGCTATGAGTATATTATTTTTAGCCTTCCAACTTGTGAATAGTATTGAGCGTTGGAAACAAGCGGGCGTGTTTGAACGGGATTTTGCAGAGAGTTATGTAGTGAGTTTCTTAAAATCATTCCAAACGATGTTCTTAAATCGAACGTTAGGCGTACAAATGTTTATTCTGCTCATTGGTTTTTTCTTAGCTGGTTTCGGTTTTGCAATAGTAGCGATTCAACCGTTTTTGATACTTGCCTATTTGCCTGCTGTATTCTTTTTGGGATTGCCGGTCCTCTATATTTTTGTGAAGCGTTCGGCTTACTTAAACCGAATATTTTCTTCGACTGAAAAAATGGCAAACGGCACATTGCATGAAGAAATTAAAGTGAAAGGGAAGTCACCGCTTGCAAATCACGCGCGTCATTTAAACCAACTGCGTGAAGGGGTACAAATTTCAATTAGCGAACAAGCGAAAAGTGAACGGTTAAAAACAGAATTGATCACGAATGTGAGTCATGATTTAAGAACGCCGTTAACTTCTATCATTACGTATACAGACTTATTAAAATCAACGAACTTAACGGAAGAGGATCGTTTAAAATATGTCGACATTATCGATAAAAAATCAGCACGTTTAAAAACGCTCATTGAGGATTTATTTGAAGTGTCGAAAATGGCGAGCGGAAACTTAGAACTCCATAAACAAAAGGTTGATTTAACGCAGTTATTGCAACAAGCATTGGCAGAAAATGAGGAAGAGATTTCAAATTCATCACTAGACTTTCGGGTACAATTACCAGAATCCGCTCTCGTTGCAGATGTGGATGGGCAAAGATGGTGGCGCGTGTTGGACAATTTAATTGTCAACGCGTTGAAATATTCGATGTCCGGTACGAGGGTTTATCTTTATCTTGATCGTGTTGGTGACCGTGCTCAATTTGTTGTGAAAAATATTTCTAAGTATGAATTAAGTGAAAATAGTGATGAACTGTTTGAACGATTTAAACGAGCAGACACCTCTCGTCATACAGATGGCTCAGGACTCGGGCTTGCTATCGCACAATCCATTGTCGAAATGCACGAAGGTGACATGCAAATCGATATAGATGGTGATCTATTTAAAGTAACTGTGGAAATACCGGTGGAATGAACCTTTACTGGTAGATATAGGTTGATTTTAAAAACGTCTAAGCTAAGCTTAGGCGTTTTTTCTGCTGGTGGGAATTATAACTTTTCATAAAGTCTTGCAAAGTAAAGACAGCAGATGGTCATTTTTACTTAGATTAGCTTTACATAAAAACGGCTAAACTATAGCACATAGGAGCGATTGTTTTTGTAATGTAAGAAATCTCTAGTACTCGTAGAGAAAAGTTTCCATTATCTTTGTAAAAGGAGTGATGAGAAATGTCAATGAGGCATAAAAATTATCCGAACAAAGCTGATTACGAACCAAACGTGGACAAATATACAGTAGACACTGGCGAATTGCCGCTTTCTGATCCAGCCGAATCGAATGCTACAGAAGTGTTTCGAAAGAATGAGGCGAAAACTGAAGAAGGGCAAGTACAGTCTGCATTTGGTCAAAATAAGAATAGAAATTCTTAATCGTATCGCCGCTGAACATTATATGTGACGTTGTTTGGCGGTTTTTTTGATTGGCTATTCCTTGGTGTTAATCTTCCTTGTTCAATCTTAAGTTTGTCTGATATTAGTTAAAATCTGTAAATAAAAGTATTTTTTCTATGACTAATCACCTAAAATCGAAATGTAGTGTTGACAATTACATTTTTTCAGACTATAATAATTTTCAATCAATTAAATTTATAAATGATTTTTTTACAACTACATAGATCTCTTATTAAGAGCGGCGGAGGGAATAGGCCCTATGAAGCCCGGCAACCAGCAGATATCTATCTGAAAAGGTGCTACATCCTACAGGTTTACCAAACCTGGAAAATAAGAGGAGGAATTTTTCGGCCCTCTTCTTATGAAGAGGGCTTTTCTTTATTTTATTAAGGGATAAACCATAGATTTAGATCACAATAAAACCGAGTATACATATTTGGTTAATATAAATTAGTAGGAGGAAATGATAATGAAAAAATGGATTAAATTATTAACAGTCATTGTTAGCGTAACGTTCATCTTCGCGGCTTGTTCATCCGCGGGGGGAGAGGAAAAGAATAAACCGAAAAAAGTTGTTTTGGATTATGCATATTACTCGCCGACAAGCCTTGCGCTTAAAGAGTTTGGCTGGGCAGAAGAAGTATTTAATGAAGAAGGCATTGAAGTGGAATGGGTGCTGAGTCAAGGAAGCAATAAGGCGCTTGAGTTTTTAAACTCTAAAAGTGTCGACTTTGGTTCAACGGCAGGCGCAGCAGCATTAATTGCGAAGTCAAACGGTTCTCCAATTGAGTCTGTTTATATTTTTTCAAAACCTGAATGGACAGCGCTTGTGACAACGGGCGATTCAAACATCGCATCAGTAGAAGATTTAAAAGGAAAGAAAGTAGCTGCAACATTAGGTACCGACCCATATATTTTCCTACTTCGTTCATTGGAGGAGGCAGGATTGTCATCAAAGGATTTGGAAATCGTGAATTTACAGCACTCAGATGGAGCGAATGCACTTTTAACAAATCAAGTCGATGCATGGGCCGGGTTGGACCCGCATATGGCAAAAGTTGAAATTGATTCTGGTGCGGCATTATTTTTACGCGATCATGATAAAAACACATACGGAACGTTGAATGTACGATCCGAATTTGCGGAACAACATCCAGAAGTTGTTGAAAGAGTAATTGAAGTATATGAAAAGGCAAGAAAATGGGTTGTAGAAAATCCAGAGGAAGCCGCTGAAATCCTAGCAAAAGAGGCGGATATGGCACTTGAAGTTGCACAAAAGAGTCTAGAACGAAACGACTTTTCGGACCCGATCCCAGGCGCGAAGCAAATTGAAGCACTGAATGCAGCTGGTGATGTGTTGCAGGCTGAAAATGTCATTAAAGAAAATGTTGATGTTGAAAAAATTGTTAATGAATTAATTATTGATCGGTATTCAAAAAAGGCAATCGAATGAAATAGGGGGAAAAGACATGACGGTCAAAATAGATGAAAATGAATTGCTTGAAGCGAAAGAGAAGTCGGTTAAAGTCGGTGCTGAATTAAAAAAGGTGAGGGGTTTCGCACTTGGCTTCATTATTCCGGTTGTTCTTTTAGTCGTATGGGAAGCAGCTGTACGTTTCAACTTACTCGACGCCTATGTCTTTCCCGCTCCGACAACGATTTTACAAAAGATTATTGAATTAGCGAAAGAAGGTACGCTTTGGGGGCATGTAGGAATTACTTTCTTCCGCGTATTGATTGGTTTTCTAGCAGGAACGGTAGCCGCGGTAGTATTGGGGTCTGTTGTCGGCTACTTTAAATGGTTTGAGCAGCTGATGGACCCGTTAATTCAAGCATTTCGTTCGATTCCATCTTTGGCCTGGGTCCCATTGTTCATCTTGTGGATGGGAATTGGAGAGGCTTCGAAAGTGATGTTAATTGCAGTAGGTGTGTTTTTCCCAATCTATTTGAATATCGTTTCAGGTATTCAAGGGGTCGACCGCAAATTAATCGAAGTGGGGAAGATTTATCATTTCACACCGTTACAAACGGTTCGCCGAATTATTTTTCCAGCTTCACTTCCGTCGTTTCTAGTCGGTTTACGTAGCGGAGTCGGGTTAGGATGGATGTTCGTTGTCGCTGCTGAATTAATGGGAGCGAGTCAAGGGCTCGGCTATTTACTCGTTCTTGGTCAAAATACGTATTCACCAGAACTCATCATTGCCAGCATTATTTTATTTGCAATCATCGGGAAAACGACCGATTACTTATTGAAATCCTTGGAAGCCCGCGCTTTAAAGTGGCAAGACAATCTACAAAATCAACTATGACGGAGGGATTATGATGTTGAAAGTAAAACAGGCATCGAGAACATTCAATGACGGACTTGCAGGATTTAAAAATATATCATTTTCCATCCAAGAAGGCGAAACAGTAGGGATTTTGGGAACGAGCGGATGTGGGAA
This window of the Sporosarcina pasteurii genome carries:
- a CDS encoding MFS domain-containing histidine kinase; protein product: MKNKNYMVFVWAALVALIIMSIPTAIRLGPEMIGKKFIDSHEFQGEMEGFYYTLSTTVLNPIQFDEAKGKIIVTDEEIEEHRMRYGNLSDQVMNIQEQYEGRITEAEESGNEQLKETLIKERDTKIADIELNFESDEHVEKKVLAGKVSALKQFLAENQQSARSAFPIAYHLTDVKTGEVFTQGDVDVPAIYKKTFGEVDDYFKANTVISESEYNHYSVSYYDDGYELTAADFANIQQPVRQFEGVIVVSEKALQGSYLKDHLASFNKKKYRNYTLWILSIGALYLLLTKIKFKKKWVTENRFVRSYNGLKIDVKVFIFMFSLLLTFEFIHRDATGAFFYNDYYSGAWMDQLFWLIALAMSILFLAFQLVNSIERWKQAGVFERDFAESYVVSFLKSFQTMFLNRTLGVQMFILLIGFFLAGFGFAIVAIQPFLILAYLPAVFFLGLPVLYIFVKRSAYLNRIFSSTEKMANGTLHEEIKVKGKSPLANHARHLNQLREGVQISISEQAKSERLKTELITNVSHDLRTPLTSIITYTDLLKSTNLTEEDRLKYVDIIDKKSARLKTLIEDLFEVSKMASGNLELHKQKVDLTQLLQQALAENEEEISNSSLDFRVQLPESALVADVDGQRWWRVLDNLIVNALKYSMSGTRVYLYLDRVGDRAQFVVKNISKYELSENSDELFERFKRADTSRHTDGSGLGLAIAQSIVEMHEGDMQIDIDGDLFKVTVEIPVE
- a CDS encoding aliphatic sulfonate ABC transporter substrate-binding protein; translated protein: MKKWIKLLTVIVSVTFIFAACSSAGGEEKNKPKKVVLDYAYYSPTSLALKEFGWAEEVFNEEGIEVEWVLSQGSNKALEFLNSKSVDFGSTAGAAALIAKSNGSPIESVYIFSKPEWTALVTTGDSNIASVEDLKGKKVAATLGTDPYIFLLRSLEEAGLSSKDLEIVNLQHSDGANALLTNQVDAWAGLDPHMAKVEIDSGAALFLRDHDKNTYGTLNVRSEFAEQHPEVVERVIEVYEKARKWVVENPEEAAEILAKEADMALEVAQKSLERNDFSDPIPGAKQIEALNAAGDVLQAENVIKENVDVEKIVNELIIDRYSKKAIE
- a CDS encoding ABC transporter permease, whose protein sequence is MTVKIDENELLEAKEKSVKVGAELKKVRGFALGFIIPVVLLVVWEAAVRFNLLDAYVFPAPTTILQKIIELAKEGTLWGHVGITFFRVLIGFLAGTVAAVVLGSVVGYFKWFEQLMDPLIQAFRSIPSLAWVPLFILWMGIGEASKVMLIAVGVFFPIYLNIVSGIQGVDRKLIEVGKIYHFTPLQTVRRIIFPASLPSFLVGLRSGVGLGWMFVVAAELMGASQGLGYLLVLGQNTYSPELIIASIILFAIIGKTTDYLLKSLEARALKWQDNLQNQL